The region TCATTAATAAACTCCTGGCTTCCACAGTAAACGCCTCCTACGGTATCACTGCTTCCGTTAATAAACTTTGTTAAGGAATGAATTACAATATCTGCTCCCAATAAAGTAGGAGAAATAGATAACGGTGAAAAAGTATTGTCAACGATCAGTTTCAGATTATGTTTTTTACAGATTTCAGAAAGTTTTCTAAGATCTGCCACTTCCAAAAGCGGATTACTTACGCTCTCGCAGTAAATAACCTTCGTGTTAGGAGTGATTGCGCTTTCTATTGATTCAAAATTGTTGATGTCTACGAAAGTCGTATTGATATGATAAGGAGGAAGAAAGTTCTTCAAAAAAGCATACGTTCCTCCATAGATGGTTCTGCTTGAAATAATATGGTCTCCACTTTTGCAGACCTGCATTAAAACGGAAGTAATTGCTCCCATTCCGGATGCTGTTACGTTGGCTGTTTCCGTATTTTCCATTTTAGCCAAAGCTTGTGAAAGATACAGATTCATCGGAGAAGAATGTCTTGAATAAAGATAGCAACCATCTGCATTTCCTTCAAAAGTGTCAAACATTGTTTTTGCTGAAAGGAAAGTATAGGTTGAACTGTCAGAAATAGAAGGGTTTACTCCTCCGAATTCTCCGAAGTATTGTAAATCCTGAATTTCATTAGCTGCATTAAAGTGGTCCATAGTTTTGATGATTTTTAATACGGATAAAAATGTAAATAACTGATGTTTTTTACAATGGTATTTTAATTTTTTAGAATATAAATCTATAGAATTGAAAAAAAATAGTATTATTGTTTAAATTATGTGTTGAATATAAAATTAAACCAAAAATATAACTATGGATTTTGATGATTTTGACAAAAAACTACTGATTTATTTGCAGGAAGATGCTAAACAAACCACCAAAGAGCTGTCTTATAAGCTAGGATTGTCTGTAACGGCAGTCTATGAGCGTATTAAAAAACTTGAAAAGCTTGGAGTGATTTCAAAATATGTAGCCTTGCTGAGTAGAGATAAAATCAATAGAAACTTTACCGTCCTATGCCATGTGAAGCTGATCCAGCATAAGAAAGAATATGTAATTGAATTTGAAAAAGAAGTAGTGAATTTATCTGAAATAACGGAATGTTTTCATGTGAGCGGCGATTATGATTATATCTTGAAGATCAATGTAAAAGATATGCAGGATTACAGGAATTTTATGCTTTCCAAATTGACTACGATTAAGCATATTGCGAGTACTCACAGTTCGT is a window of Candidatus Chryseobacterium colombiense DNA encoding:
- a CDS encoding aminotransferase class I/II-fold pyridoxal phosphate-dependent enzyme, whose protein sequence is MDHFNAANEIQDLQYFGEFGGVNPSISDSSTYTFLSAKTMFDTFEGNADGCYLYSRHSSPMNLYLSQALAKMENTETANVTASGMGAITSVLMQVCKSGDHIISSRTIYGGTYAFLKNFLPPYHINTTFVDINNFESIESAITPNTKVIYCESVSNPLLEVADLRKLSEICKKHNLKLIVDNTFSPLSISPTLLGADIVIHSLTKFINGSSDTVGGVYCGSQEFINDTKNVNTGACMLLGPTMDSLRSASILKNLRTLHIRIKQHSHNAMYLAQKFENDGLRVVYPGLKSHKNHELMKSMMHEEYGFGGLLTLDAGTTEKANELMEMMQQENLGYLAVSLGFYKTLFSCSGSSTSSEIPEEERAEMGISDGLIRFSIGLDHDIERTYTKMRECMIKTGVLNHETTSIF
- a CDS encoding Lrp/AsnC family transcriptional regulator encodes the protein MDFDDFDKKLLIYLQEDAKQTTKELSYKLGLSVTAVYERIKKLEKLGVISKYVALLSRDKINRNFTVLCHVKLIQHKKEYVIEFEKEVVNLSEITECFHVSGDYDYILKINVKDMQDYRNFMLSKLTTIKHIASTHSSFMISEVKNTTAIIL